One Sinorhizobium mexicanum genomic region harbors:
- a CDS encoding LLM class flavin-dependent oxidoreductase, with amino-acid sequence MKKIGFLSFGHWTPSPHSQTRSAADALLQSIDLAVAAEELGADGAYFRVHHFARQLASPFPLLSAIGAKTSRIEIGTAVIDMRYENPMYMAEDAGAADIIAGGRLQLGISRGSPEQVIDGWRYFGYQPPEGSTDADMARRHAEVLLDVLRGEGFAQPNPRPMFPNPPGLLRIEPHSEGLRERIWWGASSNATAVWAAKLGMNLQSSTLKDDETGLPFHVQQADQIRAFREAWKAAGHEREPRVSVSRSIFALVDDRDRAYFGRGGAGEDKIGFINEKTRAIFGRSYAAEPDVLVEELAKDEAIAEADTLLLTVPNQLGVDYNAHVIEAILTHVAPALGWR; translated from the coding sequence ATGAAGAAGATCGGCTTTCTCTCGTTCGGGCACTGGACGCCCTCGCCGCACTCGCAGACGCGATCGGCCGCAGACGCGCTGTTGCAGTCCATCGACCTCGCGGTCGCTGCCGAGGAGTTGGGCGCGGACGGGGCCTATTTTCGCGTGCATCACTTCGCGCGCCAATTGGCCTCGCCATTCCCGCTGCTTTCGGCGATCGGCGCGAAGACCAGCCGCATCGAGATCGGCACAGCGGTCATCGACATGCGCTACGAAAACCCGATGTACATGGCCGAGGATGCGGGCGCGGCCGACATCATCGCCGGCGGGCGCCTGCAGCTCGGCATCAGTCGCGGTTCGCCCGAGCAGGTCATCGACGGATGGCGTTACTTCGGCTACCAGCCGCCCGAGGGCAGCACCGACGCCGACATGGCGCGGCGTCATGCAGAGGTCCTGCTCGATGTGCTGCGCGGCGAAGGCTTCGCTCAGCCTAACCCGCGCCCGATGTTTCCCAATCCTCCCGGCTTGCTGCGCATTGAGCCGCACTCGGAGGGGCTGCGCGAGCGGATCTGGTGGGGCGCCAGCTCGAATGCCACCGCCGTTTGGGCGGCCAAGCTGGGCATGAATCTGCAGAGCTCCACACTCAAGGATGACGAGACGGGCCTCCCCTTCCATGTGCAGCAGGCCGACCAGATCCGCGCGTTCCGCGAGGCGTGGAAGGCGGCAGGCCACGAGCGCGAGCCACGGGTGTCGGTCAGCCGCAGCATCTTCGCACTGGTGGACGACCGCGACCGCGCCTACTTCGGACGAGGCGGTGCGGGTGAGGACAAGATCGGCTTCATCAACGAGAAGACCCGGGCGATTTTCGGCCGGAGCTATGCCGCCGAGCCCGACGTCCTCGTCGAAGAGCTGGCGAAGGACGAGGCGATCGCGGAAGCCGACACGTTGCTCCTGACCGTCCCCAACCAGCTCGGCGTCGACTATAACGCGCATGTTATCGAGGCGATCCTGACCCATGTCGCTCCCGCTCTTGGGTGGCGCTGA
- a CDS encoding adenylate/guanylate cyclase domain-containing protein yields MDLPAPLAWLVDEAGASPGPDRFLAELGRRLLADGLPLAGGALTMAVPHPIVARRTWLWRAETGTVTEALAFAGSPSNQAGHDWLAALGPVLEDTVGPVPDRLVLGWAGTRSFDPAGIDRLRQAARFAAAPLAALAERAALATLLEAYLGRRSAARVQAGALGRGTGETIRAVLLCTDLRNFTALSEATDPQAMIATLDAWFDRVAGAIHVFGGEVLKFMGDGLLAIFPVSGTPAEACAAALRAVVAARAGMAHLDATRETQGLPPLPFGVALHLGEILWGNIGAADRLDFTAIGPAVNLVSRLEGLCRPLGRSVLISGAVAAEATTPLVPLGEHVLRGIATPCAVFTLADT; encoded by the coding sequence ATGGATCTACCCGCACCCCTTGCTTGGCTGGTCGACGAGGCCGGCGCATCGCCCGGCCCGGATCGTTTTTTGGCCGAGCTCGGCCGCCGGCTGCTGGCCGACGGTCTTCCGTTGGCCGGCGGTGCGCTAACGATGGCAGTGCCGCATCCGATCGTCGCCCGCCGCACCTGGCTGTGGCGAGCGGAGACCGGGACGGTGACCGAGGCGCTGGCTTTTGCCGGCAGCCCATCCAACCAGGCAGGACACGACTGGCTCGCGGCGCTGGGGCCGGTGTTGGAGGACACGGTCGGCCCGGTGCCGGATAGGCTAGTGCTTGGCTGGGCCGGCACCCGGTCATTCGATCCTGCCGGGATCGACCGTCTGCGCCAGGCCGCGCGCTTCGCGGCCGCTCCCTTGGCTGCCTTGGCCGAACGGGCGGCACTTGCAACGCTGCTCGAAGCCTATCTCGGCCGCCGTAGCGCCGCCCGGGTTCAGGCCGGCGCGCTCGGTCGGGGCACTGGAGAGACCATCCGTGCCGTGCTGCTTTGTACCGACCTGCGTAACTTCACCGCCCTGTCCGAGGCGACGGACCCCCAGGCGATGATCGCCACCCTCGATGCCTGGTTCGACCGGGTCGCCGGGGCAATTCACGTCTTCGGGGGTGAAGTGCTGAAGTTCATGGGCGATGGCCTGCTGGCGATCTTTCCGGTCTCCGGCACACCGGCCGAGGCCTGCGCGGCGGCATTGCGCGCTGTCGTCGCCGCGCGCGCCGGCATGGCCCATCTCGATGCCACGCGCGAGACACAGGGGCTGCCGCCGCTACCCTTCGGGGTGGCGCTGCATCTCGGCGAGATATTGTGGGGCAATATCGGCGCGGCCGACCGGCTGGACTTCACCGCCATCGGCCCGGCGGTCAACCTGGTCAGCCGGCTGGAGGGGCTGTGCCGGCCGCTTGGCCGCTCGGTGCTGATCTCGGGCGCGGTCGCCGCGGAAGCCACCACGCCGCTGGTACCGCTCGGCGAACACGTGTTGCGTGGCATCGCGACGCCCTGCGCCGTATTTACCCTGGCGGATACTTGA
- a CDS encoding heme-copper oxidase subunit III family protein — protein sequence MSAPLKPSSLETLSRPSGLAGLAADWASDQRAFKNVSWGKAMMWIFLLSDTFIFGCFLIAYMSARMATTVPWPNPSEVFALEIGGVQVPLILIAIMTFVLISSSGTMAMAVNYGYRRDRKKTAALMLLTALFGATFVGMQAFEWSKLIAEGVRPWGNPWGAAQFGSTFFMITGFHGTHVTIGVIFLLIIARKVWRGDFDTERRGFFTSRKGHYEIVEITGLYWHFVDLVWVFIFAFFYLW from the coding sequence ATGTCCGCTCCACTAAAGCCGTCCTCCCTGGAAACGCTCTCCCGCCCATCCGGTCTCGCCGGCTTGGCCGCCGACTGGGCTTCGGACCAGCGGGCATTCAAGAATGTCTCCTGGGGAAAGGCCATGATGTGGATCTTCCTCCTGAGCGACACGTTCATTTTCGGCTGTTTCCTGATCGCCTACATGTCGGCGCGCATGGCGACGACCGTACCCTGGCCGAACCCGAGCGAGGTCTTCGCGCTGGAGATCGGCGGGGTCCAGGTGCCGCTGATCCTGATCGCCATCATGACGTTCGTCCTGATCTCCAGCAGCGGCACCATGGCGATGGCCGTCAACTACGGCTACCGCCGCGACCGGAAGAAGACCGCCGCGCTGATGCTCCTGACCGCGCTGTTCGGCGCCACCTTCGTCGGCATGCAGGCCTTCGAATGGTCAAAGCTGATCGCTGAGGGCGTGCGGCCCTGGGGCAATCCCTGGGGGGCGGCGCAGTTCGGCTCGACCTTCTTCATGATCACCGGGTTTCACGGCACCCACGTGACGATCGGCGTGATCTTCCTGCTGATCATCGCCCGCAAGGTCTGGCGCGGCGATTTCGACACGGAGCGGCGCGGCTTCTTCACAAGCCGCAAGGGTCACTACGAGATCGTCGAGATCACCGGCCTCTACTGGCACTTCGTCGATCTGGTATGGGTCTTCATCTTCGCATTCTTCTATCTTTGGTGA
- a CDS encoding cytochrome c oxidase subunit II, producing MAVVVILVLLAAGSVLFHLLSPWWWTPIASNWNYIDNTLIITFWITGFVFVAVVLFTAYCVFRFRHRPGNQAAYEPENKRLEGWLAVSTTVGVIAMLAPGLFVWNQFITVPAAATEVEVVGQQWLWSFRLPGKDGKLGTSETRDVAPENTLGLNRNDAATLDDVIIEGGELHLPVGKPVKVLLRSVDVLHDFYVPEFRAKMDMVPGMVTYFWFTPTRTGTFEILCAELCGVGHPQMRGTVVVDSEADYQTWLAEQQTFSQLTASSADGPKAVTADASSAQ from the coding sequence ATGGCCGTGGTGGTGATTCTGGTTTTGTTGGCCGCCGGATCAGTGTTGTTCCATTTGTTGAGTCCCTGGTGGTGGACACCAATCGCCTCCAACTGGAATTACATAGACAATACTCTCATCATAACTTTCTGGATCACCGGCTTCGTCTTCGTCGCGGTTGTCCTGTTCACTGCTTATTGCGTTTTCCGCTTCCGCCATCGGCCGGGCAACCAGGCCGCCTATGAACCCGAAAACAAGCGCCTCGAAGGCTGGCTCGCCGTAAGCACGACGGTTGGCGTCATCGCGATGCTGGCGCCGGGCCTTTTCGTCTGGAACCAGTTCATCACCGTTCCGGCGGCAGCAACCGAAGTCGAAGTCGTCGGCCAGCAATGGCTGTGGAGTTTCCGGCTGCCGGGCAAGGACGGAAAGCTCGGGACGTCGGAAACCCGTGACGTCGCGCCCGAGAACACGCTCGGGCTCAACCGCAATGACGCAGCGACCCTCGACGATGTGATCATCGAAGGCGGCGAGTTGCACCTGCCGGTCGGCAAGCCCGTCAAGGTTCTCCTGCGTTCGGTCGATGTCCTGCATGATTTCTATGTGCCGGAGTTTCGCGCCAAGATGGATATGGTGCCCGGCATGGTGACCTATTTCTGGTTCACGCCGACGCGGACGGGCACCTTCGAGATCCTCTGTGCCGAACTCTGCGGCGTCGGCCATCCGCAGATGCGTGGCACCGTCGTGGTCGACAGCGAGGCCGATTACCAGACGTGGCTCGCCGAGCAGCAGACTTTTTCGCAATTGACGGCATCGTCCGCTGATGGCCCGAAGGCGGTCACGGCCGACGCCTCGTCGGCGCAATAG
- a CDS encoding c-type cytochrome: protein MRIPVVALSFSALVLCPLTALAQEGDAEAGATVFKKCQTCHVVDKDTNKVGPSLNHVLGRTAGTHPNFHYSPAMVEAGKGGLKWDEATLRDYLHDPKAKVKGTKMAFPGLKDDTDISNLLAYLKQYSQ, encoded by the coding sequence ATGCGAATTCCTGTTGTTGCCCTCTCCTTCTCGGCACTCGTACTCTGTCCGCTGACGGCCCTCGCCCAAGAGGGCGACGCCGAGGCTGGCGCGACCGTCTTCAAGAAATGCCAGACCTGTCACGTCGTCGACAAGGACACCAACAAGGTCGGTCCATCGCTCAATCACGTGCTGGGCAGGACAGCCGGCACACATCCCAATTTCCATTACTCGCCGGCGATGGTCGAGGCCGGCAAGGGAGGCCTCAAGTGGGATGAGGCGACGTTGCGCGATTACCTCCACGACCCGAAAGCAAAGGTGAAGGGAACCAAAATGGCCTTTCCCGGGCTGAAGGACGACACCGACATCTCCAACCTGCTCGCCTACCTCAAGCAATATTCGCAATAG
- a CDS encoding SRPBCC family protein: MPETLVVRRETHISAPPAAVFALLTDPEKILRWMGTEADVEPEPGGLYLVNVTGSRFARGSFREVVPVHRLVYSFGWDDSEIVPPASSLVEIDLIEQPDGTLLRLTHSGLPNAEQCAGHAEGWAHYLDRLGEAAAGRDPGPDPWHGRTG, encoded by the coding sequence ATGCCTGAGACCCTCGTCGTCCGTCGCGAAACACACATTTCTGCGCCACCCGCTGCGGTGTTCGCCCTGCTGACCGATCCTGAAAAGATCCTGCGCTGGATGGGAACGGAGGCTGACGTCGAGCCGGAGCCCGGCGGGCTCTATCTCGTCAATGTCACCGGGTCCCGCTTCGCTCGCGGCTCCTTCCGGGAGGTCGTGCCGGTCCATCGCCTGGTGTACAGCTTCGGCTGGGACGACAGCGAGATCGTGCCGCCGGCGTCGAGCCTTGTCGAGATAGACCTCATCGAACAGCCGGATGGAACGCTGCTCAGGCTGACCCACAGCGGCCTGCCCAATGCCGAACAGTGCGCCGGCCATGCGGAAGGTTGGGCCCATTATCTCGACCGGCTGGGCGAGGCCGCGGCCGGGCGCGATCCGGGACCGGACCCCTGGCACGGCCGCACCGGCTGA
- a CDS encoding cytochrome C oxidase subunit IV family protein, with amino-acid sequence MAPVEAHAAQQQHHPIKLYLVVWGLLFVLSTFSYLVDYVGLQGYLRWSLILIFMVLKAGLIVAVFMHMAWERLALIYAILLPPLLVLVFVGMMVSESTYVLLTRLLFFGAAP; translated from the coding sequence ATGGCTCCGGTTGAGGCGCACGCCGCACAGCAGCAGCATCACCCGATCAAGCTCTACCTTGTGGTCTGGGGCCTGCTGTTCGTCCTCAGCACCTTTTCCTATCTGGTCGACTATGTCGGCCTTCAGGGTTATCTGCGCTGGTCGCTGATCCTGATTTTCATGGTGCTCAAGGCCGGCCTCATCGTCGCCGTGTTCATGCACATGGCCTGGGAGCGCCTCGCACTGATCTACGCGATTTTGCTGCCGCCCCTACTCGTCCTGGTTTTCGTCGGGATGATGGTGTCGGAGTCGACCTATGTGCTCCTGACGCGGCTCCTGTTCTTCGGCGCGGCGCCCTGA
- a CDS encoding LysE family translocator: MLEYSLAHWMAFLTAAILLNVSPGPDMALILGHTIKTGTRAGFSALFGIWTGSLVHVLLAAFGLSAVLAASATAFTAVKWIGAVYLVWLGIQALRAGGGSAFAKTQDEVLNWRQIYRQGVLVAALNPKVAIFFLAFLPQFVVEGAGPAWLQLAVHGLLIIVVAAFIEPPLILAGARFTRFIKRNGRISLWLDRGLGALFIALGIRLAMTTR, from the coding sequence ATGCTTGAATATTCGCTTGCTCATTGGATGGCATTTCTCACGGCTGCCATCCTGCTGAACGTGTCTCCTGGTCCAGATATGGCTCTTATCCTTGGCCACACGATCAAGACCGGGACAAGGGCGGGATTTTCAGCGCTCTTCGGCATTTGGACCGGCTCGCTCGTCCACGTCCTTCTGGCCGCGTTCGGCCTCTCGGCAGTTCTCGCCGCATCGGCAACCGCCTTCACGGCCGTCAAGTGGATCGGCGCGGTCTACCTCGTGTGGCTCGGTATCCAGGCGCTGCGCGCAGGCGGCGGAAGTGCTTTTGCGAAAACGCAGGACGAAGTCTTGAACTGGAGACAGATTTATCGCCAGGGTGTCCTGGTTGCCGCGCTCAACCCCAAAGTCGCCATCTTCTTCCTCGCGTTCCTGCCGCAGTTCGTCGTGGAGGGCGCTGGGCCGGCCTGGTTGCAGCTTGCCGTGCACGGCCTCCTGATCATCGTCGTTGCAGCGTTCATCGAACCACCGCTTATCCTTGCTGGTGCACGGTTCACCCGTTTTATCAAGCGGAATGGCCGGATCTCTCTCTGGCTCGATCGCGGGCTTGGCGCGCTCTTCATTGCACTCGGCATCCGCTTGGCGATGACGACTCGGTAG
- the gshB gene encoding glutathione synthase gives MALKVAVQMDHISSINIAGDSAFALMLEAQARGHELYHYTPDRLAMIGDNVFCALEPVEVRDEKGNHFVLGEKQRANLADVDVVLMRQDPPFDLSYIAATHILEKIHPKTLVVNDPAQVRNAPEKLFVTEFSDLMPPTLITRDKAEIDLFRAEYGDIVMKPLFGHGGAAVVRLTKDDLNYGSLYDIFATTFREPWVIQQFLPNVKHGDKRILLVDGEFAGAVNRVPAAGDLRSNMVRGGAPTVADLTKKEREICERLGPSLREKGLILVGIDVIDDKLTEINVTAPTGIRAVRKLGGPDVAAKVWDVLEAKRAG, from the coding sequence ATGGCACTCAAAGTTGCGGTCCAGATGGACCATATTTCCTCAATCAACATCGCAGGCGATAGCGCCTTTGCCTTGATGCTGGAGGCGCAGGCGCGCGGACACGAGCTTTATCACTATACTCCCGACCGCCTGGCGATGATCGGCGACAATGTCTTTTGCGCGCTTGAACCGGTGGAAGTGCGCGACGAGAAAGGCAACCACTTCGTGCTCGGGGAGAAGCAGCGTGCGAACCTCGCTGACGTCGACGTGGTGCTCATGCGCCAGGACCCGCCATTCGACCTGTCCTACATCGCGGCGACCCATATCCTGGAAAAAATTCATCCCAAGACCCTGGTTGTCAACGATCCGGCTCAGGTGCGCAACGCTCCGGAGAAGCTCTTCGTCACCGAGTTCTCGGATCTGATGCCACCGACCCTCATTACACGCGACAAGGCGGAAATCGACCTGTTCCGCGCCGAATACGGCGACATCGTCATGAAACCGCTTTTCGGCCACGGCGGAGCGGCAGTGGTCCGCCTCACCAAGGACGATCTCAACTACGGTTCGCTCTACGATATCTTCGCGACGACCTTCCGTGAGCCTTGGGTTATTCAACAGTTCCTGCCGAACGTGAAGCACGGGGACAAGCGCATCCTTCTCGTTGACGGTGAATTTGCCGGAGCGGTCAACCGTGTGCCGGCGGCCGGCGATCTGCGCTCCAACATGGTGCGCGGCGGCGCGCCGACCGTCGCTGACCTGACGAAGAAGGAACGGGAAATCTGCGAGCGGTTAGGTCCGTCGCTTCGCGAGAAGGGGCTCATTCTCGTCGGCATCGATGTCATCGACGACAAGCTCACCGAAATAAACGTGACGGCGCCGACCGGCATCCGCGCGGTTAGGAAGCTTGGTGGTCCGGACGTAGCAGCGAAGGTGTGGGACGTGCTGGAGGCGAAACGGGCGGGGTGA
- a CDS encoding cytochrome c oxidase subunit 3, producing the protein MTVVLVFLAVIAVIIAWWLAQQRLASKPWLEVGHAHDHRGIEPVPAAKVGLGVFLAVVGALFTLFISAYFMRMASSDWSPLPLPRFLWINTGILALSSGTLHWAKLEAERRNDEAARTSLLVALAAGLAFLVGQLFAWRALSSAGYFLTSSPANSFFYMLTGMHGLHIIGGIAVLARVILRTWDAPIDRRAHLSIGLCATYWHFMLAVWLVLFALFSGWANDVVDLCRQLLT; encoded by the coding sequence ATGACGGTCGTGCTGGTCTTCCTGGCGGTCATCGCCGTCATCATCGCCTGGTGGCTGGCACAACAGCGACTGGCCTCGAAACCTTGGCTGGAAGTGGGTCATGCGCACGACCATCGCGGCATCGAGCCGGTGCCCGCTGCAAAGGTCGGTCTCGGTGTCTTTCTCGCCGTGGTTGGCGCGCTCTTCACGCTTTTCATCAGTGCCTATTTCATGCGCATGGCGTCTTCGGACTGGTCGCCGCTGCCGCTGCCGCGCTTTCTCTGGATCAATACCGGCATTCTTGCTTTGAGCAGCGGCACCCTGCATTGGGCAAAGCTCGAAGCCGAGCGGCGGAACGACGAGGCTGCCCGAACGAGCCTCCTCGTTGCGCTCGCCGCTGGCCTCGCCTTCCTCGTCGGACAGCTTTTCGCCTGGCGCGCGCTCTCTTCCGCCGGATATTTTCTGACCAGCAGCCCCGCCAACAGCTTCTTCTACATGCTCACCGGCATGCACGGCCTGCACATCATCGGCGGTATCGCGGTGCTGGCGCGCGTAATCCTGCGTACGTGGGATGCACCGATCGACCGCCGGGCGCACCTCTCCATAGGGCTCTGCGCCACCTACTGGCATTTCATGCTGGCCGTCTGGCTGGTTCTCTTTGCCCTCTTTTCCGGTTGGGCCAACGACGTCGTCGACCTCTGCCGTCAATTGCTGACATAG
- the ctaD gene encoding cytochrome c oxidase subunit I produces the protein MMVDVRSGIGDAVPPAEVEDVELYHPHSWWTRYVFSQDAKVIAIQYATTAMAIGMVALVLSWLMRLQLGFPGAFAWIDADRYYQFITMHGMIMVIYLLTALFLGGFGNYLIPLMVGARDMVFPYANMLSYWIYLLAVLVLVASFFAPGGPTGAGWTLYPPQAILSNTPGGKDWGIILMLSSLIIFIIGFTMGGLNYVVTVLQGRARGMTLMRMPLTVWGIVTATVMALLAFPALFVACVMMLFDRLLGTSFFMPAISEMGEQLQYGGGSPILFQHLFWFFGHPEVYIVALPAFGIVSDLISTHARKNIFGYRMMVWAIVIIGALSMVVWAHHMYVSGMNPYFGFFFATTTLIIAVPTAIKVYNWVLTLWRGNIHLTLPMLFALAFIVTFVNGGLTGLFLGNVVVDVPLSDTMFVVAHFHMVMGVAPILVIFGAIYHWYPKITGRLLNEALGQVHFWVTFLGSYAIFFPMHYVGLVGVPRRYYEIGETAFVPESVHTLNAFITIAAFVVGAAQIVFLFNLVWSLRHGRDAGGNPWRATTLEWQTPETPPPHGNWGKELPVVYRWAYDYSVPGAPEDFIPQNQPGPGRVTHEAAS, from the coding sequence ATGATGGTCGACGTCCGGTCCGGTATTGGCGATGCGGTCCCGCCCGCCGAGGTGGAGGATGTTGAACTTTATCATCCGCACAGCTGGTGGACGCGATACGTTTTCAGCCAGGACGCGAAAGTCATCGCCATCCAATACGCGACGACGGCGATGGCCATCGGCATGGTCGCACTGGTGCTTTCATGGCTGATGCGCCTGCAGCTCGGCTTCCCCGGTGCCTTCGCGTGGATCGATGCAGATCGCTATTACCAGTTCATCACCATGCACGGGATGATCATGGTGATCTATCTCTTGACCGCGCTCTTCCTTGGCGGCTTCGGCAACTACCTCATTCCGCTGATGGTCGGCGCCCGCGACATGGTCTTTCCCTACGCGAACATGCTGAGCTACTGGATCTATCTGCTCGCGGTCCTGGTGCTGGTCGCAAGCTTCTTCGCTCCCGGCGGCCCGACCGGGGCCGGCTGGACGCTTTACCCACCCCAGGCAATTCTGTCCAATACGCCCGGCGGAAAGGATTGGGGCATCATCCTGATGCTCTCTTCGCTGATCATCTTCATCATCGGCTTCACGATGGGTGGCCTCAACTACGTCGTCACTGTTCTGCAGGGCCGGGCGCGTGGCATGACGCTGATGCGCATGCCGCTGACCGTCTGGGGCATCGTCACCGCCACAGTCATGGCCCTGCTCGCCTTCCCGGCACTGTTCGTCGCCTGCGTCATGATGCTTTTTGATCGGCTGCTCGGTACGAGCTTCTTCATGCCGGCAATCTCCGAGATGGGCGAGCAACTGCAATATGGCGGCGGCAGCCCGATCCTGTTCCAGCATCTCTTCTGGTTCTTCGGTCATCCGGAGGTCTACATCGTCGCCCTGCCAGCCTTCGGCATCGTTTCGGACCTCATCAGCACGCATGCGCGCAAGAACATCTTCGGCTATCGCATGATGGTTTGGGCGATCGTCATCATCGGCGCGCTGTCCATGGTCGTCTGGGCGCACCACATGTACGTCAGCGGCATGAACCCGTATTTCGGCTTCTTCTTCGCCACCACGACGCTGATCATCGCCGTGCCGACGGCAATCAAGGTCTACAACTGGGTGCTGACGCTTTGGCGGGGCAACATCCACCTGACCCTGCCGATGCTCTTCGCACTCGCCTTCATCGTCACCTTCGTCAACGGCGGACTGACCGGGCTTTTCCTCGGCAATGTCGTGGTGGACGTGCCACTCTCCGACACCATGTTCGTCGTCGCGCATTTCCACATGGTGATGGGCGTTGCGCCGATTCTGGTCATCTTCGGGGCGATCTATCACTGGTATCCGAAGATCACCGGGCGCCTGCTTAACGAGGCGCTCGGCCAGGTGCATTTCTGGGTCACCTTCCTCGGCTCCTACGCGATCTTCTTCCCGATGCACTATGTCGGCCTCGTCGGCGTTCCGCGCCGCTACTACGAAATCGGCGAAACGGCGTTCGTGCCGGAATCGGTGCATACCCTCAATGCCTTCATCACCATCGCGGCGTTCGTCGTCGGTGCAGCCCAGATCGTCTTTCTTTTCAACCTCGTCTGGAGCCTGCGCCACGGCAGGGATGCCGGCGGCAATCCCTGGCGCGCGACGACGCTCGAGTGGCAGACGCCCGAGACACCCCCTCCGCATGGCAACTGGGGCAAGGAACTGCCTGTCGTCTACCGCTGGGCATACGACTACAGTGTCCCCGGCGCGCCCGAGGACTTCATTCCGCAGAACCAGCCTGGGCCGGGACGCGTGACCCACGAGGCCGCCTCATGA
- a CDS encoding serine hydrolase domain-containing protein, with translation MIKLIAAFLSFFAFLPGAIAQEASSVPSLLEDLAARRDLTSLKTVIIARNGKVVAERGYRGHAPEDSTNIKSASKSIVSALVGIAIDKGLLEGPDQKIAPILKSDLPASPDPRINDITIGNLLSMQAGLGRMSGPNYGRWVSSRNWVRFALAQPFDDEPGGRMLYSTASTHLLSAILTKVSGKSTLALAREWLGPVEGFRIGAWERDPQGIYLGGNQMAMSARSLLAFGELYRNGGKTAEGRQIIPQDWIDLSWQARTNSRFSGDAYGYGWFARQIGGEDVHFAWGYGGQMLYIVPSLHLTVVMTSEESGPSARNGYRDALHGVMAEIVKAVQAS, from the coding sequence GTGATCAAGCTGATAGCGGCCTTCCTGTCGTTCTTCGCGTTCCTGCCGGGCGCGATCGCGCAGGAGGCCTCTTCCGTCCCTTCGCTGCTCGAAGACCTTGCGGCCCGTCGGGATCTGACTTCGCTGAAGACCGTCATCATTGCCCGTAACGGCAAGGTCGTCGCGGAGCGCGGCTATCGCGGTCATGCGCCGGAGGATTCGACCAACATCAAATCGGCGTCGAAGTCCATCGTCTCGGCTCTTGTCGGCATTGCGATCGATAAGGGCCTGCTCGAAGGCCCGGACCAGAAAATTGCGCCGATTCTGAAAAGCGACCTGCCGGCATCGCCGGATCCCCGCATCAACGACATCACGATCGGCAACCTGCTTTCAATGCAGGCAGGGCTAGGCCGAATGTCGGGGCCGAACTACGGGCGCTGGGTCTCCAGCCGCAATTGGGTCCGTTTTGCATTGGCTCAGCCTTTCGACGACGAGCCCGGAGGGCGGATGCTCTATTCCACGGCCTCCACTCATCTTCTTTCGGCGATCCTGACGAAAGTCAGCGGCAAATCGACCCTGGCACTGGCGCGCGAGTGGCTCGGTCCGGTCGAGGGCTTCCGGATCGGCGCCTGGGAACGCGATCCGCAGGGCATTTATCTCGGCGGCAACCAGATGGCGATGAGCGCCCGCTCGCTGCTTGCCTTCGGAGAGCTTTACCGCAACGGCGGCAAGACCGCCGAAGGCCGGCAGATCATTCCGCAAGACTGGATCGATCTCTCATGGCAGGCGCGCACCAACTCGCGTTTCTCTGGCGACGCCTATGGCTATGGCTGGTTCGCGCGGCAGATCGGCGGCGAGGATGTCCATTTCGCCTGGGGCTACGGCGGCCAGATGCTCTACATCGTGCCGTCCTTGCACCTGACCGTGGTGATGACCTCGGAGGAAAGCGGGCCTTCGGCGCGCAACGGCTATCGCGACGCGCTGCATGGCGTCATGGCCGAGATCGTGAAAGCAGTCCAAGCGTCCTAG